The Lutibacter profundi genome includes a region encoding these proteins:
- a CDS encoding TetR/AcrR family transcriptional regulator, with protein sequence MAIEGTREKIITVANKLFSRFGFHKTSMDEIAKISRKAKGSLYYHFASKEDLFKEVVSKEIINIKNQLSILVQNKQLSASEKIKSYFIVRMDVMHNASNYHETIKADFFEHFDFIDDLRTELDVWEKENIKKIIEQGIKTKEFEIKGDINALLDVYIMVLKGLEIPFFIQGKYKKYSPYFDDLTRIFTKGLQP encoded by the coding sequence ATGGCAATAGAAGGAACACGAGAAAAAATTATAACCGTTGCAAACAAATTATTTAGCAGATTTGGGTTTCATAAAACCTCTATGGATGAAATTGCTAAAATTTCTAGAAAAGCAAAAGGCTCATTATATTATCATTTTGCAAGCAAGGAAGATTTATTTAAAGAAGTAGTTTCTAAAGAAATTATAAATATAAAAAACCAGCTTTCTATTTTAGTTCAAAACAAACAACTTAGCGCATCCGAAAAAATTAAATCCTATTTTATTGTTCGAATGGATGTTATGCACAATGCTTCTAACTATCACGAGACTATTAAAGCAGATTTTTTTGAACACTTCGATTTTATTGATGATTTAAGAACTGAATTGGACGTGTGGGAAAAAGAAAACATCAAAAAAATTATAGAACAAGGCATTAAAACAAAGGAATTTGAAATTAAGGGTGACATTAATGCCCTATTAGATGTTTATATTATGGTTTTAAAAGGTTTAGAAATACCATTCTTCATTCAAGGTAAGTATAAAAAATATTCTCCTTATTTTGATGATTTAACAAGAATTTTTACCAAAGGTTTACAACCCTAA
- a CDS encoding polyprenyl synthetase family protein — protein MKAVASYKDDFLNFLFENISVKEPKKLYEPIHYILQLGGKRLRPVLTLLICDIYNGNVTKAMNAAAAIEVFHNFTLIHDDIMDSATIRRGKTTVHKKWNVNTGILSGDAMMIMAYQFLEKYEPQLYKKLNSLFSKTALEVCEGQQLDIDFETKNEVAIAEYVKMITYKTSVLVAAAMKMGAIIADIPDEEAENIYKFGLNLGIAFQLQDDYLDTFGDIATFGKEIGGDINENKKTFLFLKALEVCNSNDKKELLKWYSSKSASELKVNAVTKIFSKNKILELTKTEIKQYTNVAIETLSDLSISEGKKEILKKFGLNLMNRAL, from the coding sequence ATGAAAGCAGTTGCTAGTTATAAAGATGATTTTTTAAATTTTTTATTTGAAAACATATCTGTAAAAGAGCCTAAAAAATTATACGAACCAATACATTATATATTACAACTTGGAGGTAAACGTTTACGTCCAGTTTTAACCTTGTTAATTTGTGATATATATAATGGAAATGTTACAAAGGCAATGAATGCAGCAGCGGCTATTGAAGTATTTCATAATTTCACTTTAATTCATGATGATATTATGGATAGCGCTACAATAAGAAGAGGTAAAACTACGGTTCATAAAAAATGGAATGTAAATACAGGTATTTTATCAGGTGATGCTATGATGATTATGGCCTATCAATTTTTAGAAAAATATGAACCACAGTTATATAAAAAATTAAATAGTTTATTTAGTAAAACAGCCTTAGAAGTTTGTGAAGGGCAACAACTAGATATTGATTTTGAAACTAAAAATGAAGTTGCCATTGCTGAATATGTAAAAATGATTACTTATAAAACATCGGTTTTGGTTGCAGCTGCAATGAAAATGGGCGCAATTATAGCAGATATTCCAGATGAAGAAGCTGAAAACATTTATAAATTTGGGTTAAATTTGGGGATAGCCTTTCAATTACAAGATGATTATCTTGATACTTTTGGAGACATTGCCACATTTGGGAAAGAAATAGGAGGAGATATAAATGAAAATAAAAAAACCTTTTTGTTTTTAAAAGCGTTGGAAGTTTGTAATAGTAATGATAAAAAAGAATTATTAAAATGGTACAGTTCCAAAAGTGCGTCTGAATTAAAAGTAAATGCGGTAACCAAAATATTTTCTAAAAATAAAATTTTGGAGCTTACTAAAACCGAAATTAAACAGTATACCAATGTAGCTATTGAAACCTTAAGTGATCTATCTATAAGTGAGGGTAAAAAAGAAATATTAAAAAAATTCGGTTTAAATCTAATGAATAGAGCTTTATAA